One Glaciihabitans arcticus DNA window includes the following coding sequences:
- a CDS encoding NYN domain-containing protein, translating to MPESSEARVAVYIDFDNIVISRYAQVHPKNQRENLSRIDAIKLNDDAELGKRLESATVDIGAILDFATSFGSVVISRAYADWSAVVNARYRQQLINRAVDLVQLFPTSGQKNGADIRLAIDAVEDLFRLPDITHVVIVAGDSDYIALAQRSKRLGRRVIGIGVAGSTSESLAAACDEFADYDTLVDAEDEPEEEPKPILTTTEPVAKEPAAKKKAPQNAPDPKRAAGRLLRKSVQLLQDKEDGDWVLSTSVKNQMLRIDPTFSEKALGFKTFTDFVKDYNSIVERDDSTSIRKLRLRA from the coding sequence CGCGTTGCCGTCTACATCGACTTCGACAACATCGTCATCTCGCGGTACGCGCAGGTGCACCCCAAGAACCAGCGGGAGAACCTGAGCCGCATCGATGCGATCAAGCTCAATGATGACGCCGAGCTTGGGAAGCGACTCGAGTCGGCCACCGTCGACATCGGCGCGATTCTCGACTTCGCGACATCCTTCGGCAGTGTCGTCATCAGCCGCGCCTACGCTGACTGGTCGGCCGTCGTGAACGCGCGCTACCGCCAGCAGCTCATCAACCGTGCTGTGGATCTGGTGCAGCTGTTCCCGACCAGCGGGCAGAAGAATGGCGCGGACATCCGGCTCGCCATCGACGCCGTCGAGGACCTGTTCCGACTCCCGGACATCACGCACGTTGTGATCGTCGCGGGCGACTCCGACTACATCGCGCTCGCCCAGCGCAGTAAACGACTCGGACGACGCGTCATCGGAATCGGTGTCGCCGGGTCAACGAGCGAATCTCTGGCTGCGGCCTGCGACGAGTTCGCCGACTACGACACCCTCGTCGACGCGGAGGACGAGCCCGAAGAAGAGCCGAAGCCGATTCTCACGACGACCGAACCGGTTGCCAAAGAGCCTGCCGCCAAGAAGAAGGCCCCGCAGAACGCACCAGACCCGAAGCGCGCGGCCGGCCGCCTGTTGCGCAAGTCCGTGCAACTGCTGCAGGACAAAGAGGATGGCGACTGGGTGCTCAGCACCTCCGTCAAGAACCAGATGCTGCGCATCGACCCGACCTTCAGCGAGAAGGCGCTCGGCTTCAAGACCTTCACCGACTTCGTCAAGGACTACAACAGCATCGTTGAGCGAGACGACTCGACGAGCATCCGCAAGTTACGCCTGCGCGCTTAG
- a CDS encoding DUF1294 domain-containing protein — protein MRWDDNKGYGFILPAKGNDQVFVHIKAFPTGSPRPRVGDKLSFVREVTDDGKTRARTATLDWDGTGKQPVSIKLIGGASMLTVATFLAAYVVVNFYWPVPLWVDILYVGASIVAIVGYAIDKRAAGTGGWRVPETSLLLVGLIGGWPGAIIAQQFLRHKTKKAIFRSVFWLTVLANSITFFVFCTPVIAELSRAIQLLLPPT, from the coding sequence GTGCGCTGGGACGACAACAAGGGTTACGGCTTCATCCTCCCCGCCAAGGGAAACGACCAGGTCTTCGTCCACATCAAGGCGTTCCCGACAGGCTCCCCTCGTCCACGCGTCGGCGACAAGTTGAGCTTCGTGCGTGAGGTCACCGACGATGGCAAGACCCGCGCTCGCACCGCAACCCTCGACTGGGATGGCACGGGCAAGCAGCCCGTCTCCATCAAGCTGATCGGCGGCGCGAGCATGCTGACCGTGGCCACGTTCCTCGCCGCCTACGTCGTTGTGAACTTCTACTGGCCCGTGCCGCTGTGGGTGGACATCCTCTACGTGGGTGCGAGCATCGTAGCGATCGTCGGCTACGCGATCGACAAGCGCGCGGCGGGCACCGGCGGATGGCGTGTGCCCGAGACATCCCTTCTGCTGGTCGGTCTGATCGGCGGCTGGCCGGGCGCGATCATCGCCCAGCAGTTCCTGCGCCACAAGACCAAGAAGGCGATCTTCCGCTCAGTTTTCTGGCTCACGGTGCTCGCAAACTCGATCACCTTCTTCGTGTTCTGCACGCCGGTGATCGCGGAGCTGTCGCGCGCGATCCAGTTGCTGCTGCCGCCGACCTAG
- a CDS encoding DNA alkylation repair protein: MNELINERAVRRMADGLAGSYPSVLAAISSLDPLSLRERADLISAALLEDLPSSYADIAAVFRTALADPSFRGWIIWPVGETVTTAALRDGSTEAFDDALALMAELTSRLTSEFPIRRLLQADPDRAIRIVKEWTNSPDEHVRRLASEGTRHYLPWAIRVPGLLARPAATIPILDGLYRDESDYVRRSVANHLNDLARVHPELVVDTATRWTQQPDAHTAQLVRHALRSLVKKGFPPALQLLGYHPAEVTVSALTLDTQSVTLPGALGFSFTVTNDGPDSATLAIDYAVHYVKSNGTLAPKVFKLTSAVLKPGETQTFSKRHAFRQMTTRVHYAGEHRLEVQVNGVQFGRVPFDVAL, from the coding sequence ATGAACGAGCTGATCAACGAACGTGCGGTGCGACGCATGGCCGACGGGCTGGCGGGCTCGTATCCGTCGGTGCTCGCTGCCATTTCGTCGCTCGATCCGCTGAGCCTGCGCGAGCGCGCCGATCTCATCTCGGCGGCACTTCTCGAGGACCTCCCCTCCTCCTATGCAGACATCGCCGCGGTGTTTCGCACAGCCCTCGCCGACCCGTCATTCCGCGGCTGGATCATCTGGCCCGTCGGCGAGACCGTCACCACGGCCGCCCTGCGCGATGGATCCACCGAAGCGTTCGACGACGCGCTTGCGCTCATGGCCGAGCTCACGTCGCGGCTTACGAGCGAGTTCCCTATCCGGCGGCTGCTGCAGGCGGATCCCGACCGTGCCATCCGGATTGTGAAGGAGTGGACGAACTCCCCCGACGAGCACGTGCGCAGGCTCGCGAGCGAGGGAACCCGCCACTACCTGCCCTGGGCCATCCGGGTGCCCGGGCTCCTCGCGCGGCCCGCCGCGACGATACCGATTCTCGACGGGCTCTATCGGGACGAGAGCGACTACGTGCGCCGCTCGGTCGCGAACCATCTGAATGACCTGGCCCGGGTGCATCCCGAACTTGTTGTCGACACGGCAACGAGGTGGACGCAGCAGCCCGACGCCCACACCGCGCAACTCGTGCGGCACGCGTTGCGATCCCTCGTGAAGAAGGGTTTTCCGCCGGCGCTGCAGCTGCTCGGCTATCACCCGGCCGAAGTCACCGTCTCAGCGCTGACTTTAGATACTCAGTCAGTCACACTGCCCGGCGCACTCGGCTTCTCCTTCACAGTGACCAACGACGGCCCGGATTCCGCAACCCTCGCTATCGACTACGCCGTGCACTACGTGAAGAGCAACGGCACGCTCGCGCCCAAGGTGTTCAAGCTGACGAGCGCCGTGCTGAAGCCCGGCGAGACGCAGACTTTCAGCAAGCGGCACGCGTTCCGGCAGATGACGACC
- a CDS encoding DUF2834 domain-containing protein translates to MTKHWTPLAITWLGLAIAGLVGTWIFNGLAIAQARDFVGDWVNSGPSVSSLTVDLLVVAIAGCILIVVESRRLGMKRAWLYIVLSGVTAFAFTFPLFLAMRERKLQERKLHQRAE, encoded by the coding sequence ATGACCAAACACTGGACCCCTCTCGCCATCACCTGGCTCGGGCTCGCGATCGCCGGCCTCGTCGGCACCTGGATCTTCAACGGTCTCGCCATCGCCCAGGCCCGTGACTTCGTCGGCGATTGGGTGAACAGCGGACCGTCGGTGTCATCCCTCACGGTCGACCTGCTGGTGGTTGCGATCGCCGGCTGCATCCTGATCGTCGTCGAATCCAGACGACTCGGAATGAAACGTGCCTGGCTCTACATCGTGCTCTCAGGGGTCACGGCCTTCGCGTTTACATTCCCGCTGTTTCTCGCCATGCGCGAGCGCAAGCTGCAGGAGCGAAAGCTGCATCAGCGCGCGGAATAG
- a CDS encoding DUF1294 domain-containing protein, whose protein sequence is MDRLRGTLTSWNDDRGFGFVRPTAGGKDVFLHISALNPGSARPEIGDELSYLSGVSPEGKPRAEQASLSRAPRPIHKPQRASAAVAYLAILSFLVLYWFVGTRWDILIWVPILYLTASLLAFTFYGRDKRAATRRTQRDSEVSLLALGLFGGWPGAIVAQQFFRHKTTKRSFQSAFWATVALNVILFTLITTPASGWLLQQIGDQP, encoded by the coding sequence ATGGATCGACTCCGGGGGACGCTCACGTCGTGGAACGACGATCGGGGATTCGGCTTTGTGCGCCCAACCGCGGGCGGCAAGGATGTCTTCCTTCACATTTCCGCACTCAACCCCGGCTCGGCGCGACCTGAGATCGGCGATGAGCTCAGCTACCTCAGTGGAGTTTCCCCTGAAGGCAAACCGCGGGCTGAGCAGGCTTCTCTATCCCGAGCGCCGCGTCCGATCCACAAACCGCAGCGAGCGAGTGCGGCGGTCGCGTACCTCGCGATCCTGAGCTTTCTCGTTCTCTATTGGTTCGTGGGCACGCGATGGGACATTCTGATCTGGGTTCCGATCCTGTACCTCACGGCTAGCCTGTTGGCATTCACGTTCTATGGAAGAGACAAACGCGCGGCCACCAGGCGTACGCAACGCGACTCCGAAGTCTCACTATTAGCCCTCGGGTTGTTTGGAGGGTGGCCGGGAGCGATTGTCGCTCAACAGTTCTTCCGCCACAAGACGACCAAGCGTTCGTTCCAGTCAGCGTTCTGGGCGACGGTCGCCCTCAACGTCATCCTTTTCACACTGATCACGACGCCGGCCAGTGGCTGGCTGCTGCAGCAGATAGGAGATCAACCATGA